A window of Clostridium botulinum BKT015925 contains these coding sequences:
- a CDS encoding YicC/YloC family endoribonuclease yields the protein MLRSMTGFGRGMTKEGSSRSFTIEIKSVNHRYFDLNLKMPRNLLSLENKIRDVVKQKISRGKVDVFITQNVYGNDDIEVKFNEQLADSYVKCLEKIKDRYDANNDISVSLIAKFPEVISIEKKEEDSQEIWNHLEQPLNDAVESLANMREKEGNKLKEDVTNKCNIIQESLKQVEKRAPLVVKDYKDRLNNRISELLENSDIDEARISMEVAVFADKAAIDEEVVRLNSHIVQLKDTLEKNEPVGRKLDFIIQEMNRETNTISSKANDLQIVNLTINMKNYIEKIREQIQNIE from the coding sequence ATGTTAAGAAGCATGACGGGCTTTGGTAGGGGAATGACAAAGGAAGGAAGTAGTCGCAGTTTTACTATTGAGATTAAGAGTGTAAATCATAGATATTTTGATTTAAATTTAAAAATGCCTAGAAACTTATTATCTCTAGAAAACAAAATCAGAGATGTTGTTAAACAAAAAATTAGTAGAGGTAAAGTGGATGTTTTCATTACTCAAAATGTATATGGTAATGATGATATAGAAGTAAAATTTAATGAGCAGTTAGCAGATAGTTATGTTAAGTGTCTAGAAAAAATTAAAGATAGATATGATGCTAATAACGATATTTCAGTGTCGCTTATTGCAAAGTTTCCTGAAGTTATATCTATTGAAAAGAAGGAAGAAGATTCACAAGAAATTTGGAATCATCTTGAACAACCATTAAATGATGCTGTAGAATCTCTAGCTAATATGAGAGAAAAGGAAGGTAACAAATTAAAAGAAGATGTTACAAACAAATGTAATATTATACAAGAATCATTAAAGCAAGTTGAAAAAAGAGCTCCTTTAGTAGTAAAAGATTACAAAGATAGACTTAATAATAGAATTAGTGAACTTTTAGAGAATAGTGATATAGATGAAGCTAGAATATCTATGGAAGTAGCTGTATTCGCAGATAAAGCAGCAATAGATGAGGAAGTCGTAAGACTTAACAGTCATATTGTTCAATTAAAAGATACTTTAGAAAAAAATGAGCCAGTTGGAAGAAAACTTGATTTCATAATTCAAGAGATGAATAGAGAAACAAATACTATATCTTCAAAAGCAAATGATTTACAAATAGTAAATCTAACTATAAATATGAAGAATTACATAGAAAAAATTAGAGAACAAATACAAAATATAGAATAA
- the remA gene encoding extracellular matrix/biofilm regulator RemA: MSIKLINIGFGNIVSANRLVAIVSPESAPIKRIIQEARDRGMLIDATYGRRTRAVIITDSDHVILSAVQPETVAHRLSSKGEVNIDEVDE, translated from the coding sequence ATGAGTATTAAGTTAATCAACATTGGATTTGGAAACATTGTTTCTGCTAATAGGCTTGTAGCAATTGTAAGCCCTGAATCGGCTCCTATAAAAAGAATAATACAGGAAGCTAGAGACAGAGGAATGCTTATAGATGCTACATATGGAAGAAGAACAAGAGCGGTAATAATTACCGATAGTGATCATGTAATATTATCAGCTGTTCAACCGGAAACAGTTGCTCACAGACTATCTTCTAAAGGCGAAGTGAACATTGATGAGGTAGATGAATAA
- the coaBC gene encoding bifunctional phosphopantothenoylcysteine decarboxylase/phosphopantothenate--cysteine ligase CoaBC — protein sequence MDEKKTVVVGVTGGIAVYKALDVISRLKKAGLDVHVIMTEHATKFVNPLSFQSLSQNMVVVDMFDEPKAWEIQHISLAKKADLMLIVPATVNIIGKVANGIADDMLSTTIMATKAPVVFAPAANTNMFLNPIVQRNIRVLKEYGYKFIEPASGRLACGDVGTGKLQDTELISNIVISMMHDKKDLKGKKVLVTAGPTIAPIDPVRYITNRSSGKMGYAIASEARDRGAEVTLVSGPCSIQKPFGINVINVNTNAEMLKAVEDNFKSADIIIKSAAVADYKPKVYSDKKIKKGEGEFSLQLERDNDILKKLGSMKENQILVGFAAESNDLIENATTKLHKKNLDYIVANNIVSSDTGFASEDNKVTILCSDGRKIPLPKMNKKEVARELFDLINKKR from the coding sequence ATGGATGAAAAGAAAACTGTAGTAGTGGGAGTGACTGGCGGTATTGCAGTTTATAAGGCTTTAGATGTAATTAGTAGATTAAAAAAAGCTGGATTAGATGTCCATGTTATAATGACAGAACATGCTACAAAATTCGTAAATCCATTATCATTTCAGTCATTAAGTCAAAATATGGTTGTTGTTGATATGTTTGATGAACCCAAAGCATGGGAAATACAACATATATCTTTGGCTAAAAAGGCTGATTTGATGCTAATAGTTCCTGCTACAGTGAATATAATAGGAAAGGTTGCAAATGGTATTGCAGATGACATGTTATCAACTACTATTATGGCAACAAAGGCACCAGTAGTATTTGCTCCAGCGGCAAATACAAATATGTTTTTAAATCCTATAGTTCAAAGAAATATAAGAGTATTAAAAGAATATGGATATAAGTTTATAGAACCTGCATCAGGTAGACTTGCTTGTGGAGATGTAGGTACAGGTAAGCTTCAAGATACAGAACTTATTAGTAACATTGTAATCAGTATGATGCATGATAAAAAAGATTTAAAAGGTAAGAAAGTTTTAGTAACAGCAGGACCAACCATAGCACCTATAGATCCAGTAAGATATATTACAAATAGATCTAGTGGAAAAATGGGTTATGCGATTGCTAGTGAAGCTAGGGATAGAGGTGCTGAAGTTACTTTAGTTTCAGGTCCATGTAGCATACAAAAACCTTTTGGAATCAACGTTATAAATGTCAATACAAATGCTGAAATGTTAAAAGCTGTAGAAGATAATTTTAAATCGGCAGATATAATTATTAAATCAGCAGCTGTTGCTGACTATAAGCCTAAAGTTTATTCTGATAAGAAGATAAAAAAAGGCGAAGGTGAGTTTTCACTTCAATTAGAAAGAGATAATGATATATTAAAGAAATTAGGATCTATGAAGGAAAATCAAATTTTAGTGGGTTTTGCAGCTGAAAGTAATGATTTAATAGAAAATGCCACAACAAAGTTACATAAAAAAAATTTAGATTATATAGTAGCAAACAATATAGTATCAAGTGATACTGGATTTGCATCAGAAGATAATAAAGTAACTATTTTATGTTCAGATGGAAGGAAGATACCTTTACCTAAAATGAACAAAAAAGAGGTTGCCAGAGAATTATTTGATTTAATTAATAAAAAGCGCTGA
- a CDS encoding NCS2 family permease, which produces MEKFFQLKENGTDFKREVTAGITTFLAMAYIIAVNPDILGIAGMPKGAVLTSTCLTAGLATIFMGIYAKLPFALASGMGLNAFFTFSVVKVMGVQWETALTAVFLEGIIFIILSVTNVREAVVNAIPNTLKLAVTAGIGLFIAFIGFSNAGIVVKNPDTFVKIGNFTTPTVIIACIGITVIVILSKKNIRGALLWGIVISTLIAWGYALINTQVAAETYGIHLPNGIFKYESIKPVACKLDFSHIKDSTKIFPFITVVFTFLFVDFFDTVGTLVGVASKVGMVDDKGKVKNAGKALLVDSIGTTFGAVMGTSTVTTYVESSAGVAAGGRTGLTSIVTGILFLLAMFLSPLFIAIPACATAPALIIVGFFMIENVVEINFQDFTEGVPAFLTIALMPLTYSIGDGLTLGILSYAILNLVNNLFTKDNNKKKKVSFVIYILAILFIIKLVAVGLSNK; this is translated from the coding sequence ATGGAGAAGTTTTTTCAACTTAAAGAAAATGGTACAGATTTTAAAAGAGAGGTAACAGCAGGAATTACTACATTTTTAGCTATGGCGTATATTATAGCTGTAAATCCTGATATATTAGGTATCGCGGGAATGCCTAAAGGAGCAGTTTTGACATCTACATGTTTGACAGCAGGATTGGCAACGATATTTATGGGGATATATGCAAAATTACCATTTGCATTAGCTTCAGGAATGGGACTTAATGCATTTTTTACATTTAGTGTCGTTAAAGTTATGGGTGTTCAGTGGGAAACTGCATTAACTGCTGTTTTTTTAGAAGGTATTATATTTATTATATTATCAGTGACCAATGTAAGAGAGGCTGTTGTTAATGCTATTCCAAACACATTGAAATTAGCGGTAACAGCAGGAATTGGACTTTTTATAGCCTTTATAGGGTTTTCAAATGCAGGAATAGTAGTGAAAAATCCAGATACTTTTGTAAAGATAGGTAATTTCACAACGCCTACAGTAATTATAGCGTGTATAGGAATAACAGTTATAGTAATTTTATCTAAAAAAAATATTAGAGGTGCTTTACTTTGGGGAATAGTTATAAGTACATTAATTGCTTGGGGATATGCATTAATCAATACTCAAGTTGCAGCAGAAACGTATGGTATTCATTTACCTAATGGTATATTTAAGTATGAATCTATTAAGCCAGTGGCTTGTAAATTAGATTTTTCGCATATAAAAGATAGTACAAAGATTTTTCCGTTTATTACTGTAGTATTTACTTTTTTATTCGTAGATTTCTTTGATACAGTTGGAACATTAGTTGGAGTAGCTTCAAAAGTTGGAATGGTTGATGATAAAGGAAAGGTTAAAAATGCTGGTAAGGCATTACTTGTTGATTCTATTGGTACAACATTTGGTGCTGTTATGGGAACATCAACAGTTACAACATATGTTGAAAGTTCGGCAGGGGTTGCAGCTGGTGGAAGAACGGGATTAACATCAATTGTAACAGGTATACTATTTTTATTGGCCATGTTTTTATCACCATTATTTATAGCAATTCCTGCATGTGCAACAGCACCAGCGCTTATTATAGTTGGATTTTTTATGATAGAAAATGTAGTAGAAATAAATTTTCAAGATTTTACTGAAGGTGTACCAGCATTTTTAACAATAGCATTAATGCCATTAACTTATAGTATTGGAGATGGATTAACACTAGGAATATTGTCTTATGCTATACTAAATTTAGTGAATAATTTATTTACAAAGGATAATAATAAAAAGAAAAAAGTTTCTTTTGTCATATATATACTTGCTATTTTATTTATTATTAAATTAGTTGCGGTGGGACTTAGTAATAAATAA
- the rpoZ gene encoding DNA-directed RNA polymerase subunit omega codes for MNNYMINPSIVDLLTKVDNRYSLVTVTSKRARQIIDGDEMLVNVEDAYKPLTTAIHEVNSGEVTYESLMKGIK; via the coding sequence ATGAACAATTATATGATTAATCCATCAATTGTAGATTTATTAACTAAGGTTGACAACAGATACTCTTTAGTTACTGTAACATCAAAAAGAGCAAGACAAATAATCGATGGAGACGAAATGTTAGTTAATGTAGAGGACGCATATAAACCTCTTACAACAGCAATTCATGAAGTGAATTCAGGAGAAGTTACTTATGAATCTTTAATGAAGGGAATAAAATAA
- a CDS encoding asparaginase: protein MKKVAVVFNGGTISMTVDPRVKAVVPSLSGEEIMSMVIGIEKYAEIECTTFSNLPGPHITPDKMLELSKYIQSILQQNDIAGVVVTHGTDTLEETAYFLDLNINSDKPIVITGSMRNSSELGYDGPANLSASICTVISEKAKGRGVMVCLNDELNCASEVTKTNSMKLDTFQSPEFGPIGIVDNNEAIFHRDILYKHHICTDKIESRVELIKCVSGMDSKIIDFLVQSGAKGIVIEALGRGNVPPAMVSGIERAISEGVIVIIVSRCFSGRVLDTYGYEGGGKHLRKVGAIFGGALPGQKARIKLILALGKTSDVNEIKKLFEE from the coding sequence ATGAAAAAGGTAGCTGTGGTTTTTAATGGAGGAACAATATCTATGACAGTAGATCCAAGAGTAAAAGCGGTAGTTCCTTCTTTAAGTGGAGAAGAGATAATGTCTATGGTTATTGGTATAGAAAAATATGCGGAGATAGAGTGTACAACATTTTCAAATTTACCAGGACCTCATATTACGCCAGATAAAATGTTGGAGTTATCAAAATACATACAAAGTATATTGCAACAAAATGATATCGCGGGAGTTGTAGTTACACATGGAACTGATACTTTAGAAGAAACAGCATATTTTTTAGATTTGAATATAAACAGTGATAAACCTATAGTTATAACAGGTTCTATGAGAAATAGTTCGGAATTAGGATATGATGGACCTGCTAATTTATCTGCTTCAATTTGTACAGTTATATCTGAAAAAGCTAAAGGTAGAGGTGTAATGGTTTGTCTAAATGATGAACTAAATTGTGCTAGTGAGGTAACCAAAACGAATTCTATGAAGTTAGACACATTCCAGAGTCCGGAATTTGGACCTATTGGAATTGTAGATAATAATGAGGCTATATTTCATAGAGATATTTTATATAAACATCACATTTGTACTGACAAAATAGAATCAAGGGTAGAACTTATTAAGTGTGTTAGTGGTATGGATTCTAAAATAATAGATTTCTTAGTACAAAGTGGAGCAAAAGGAATAGTAATTGAAGCATTGGGAAGAGGAAATGTACCACCAGCTATGGTAAGTGGAATAGAAAGGGCTATAAGTGAAGGAGTTATTGTTATAATTGTATCTAGATGTTTTAGTGGAAGGGTTCTTGATACTTATGGATATGAAGGTGGAGGAAAGCATTTAAGAAAAGTAGGAGCAATATTTGGGGGTGCTTTGCCAGGTCAAAAAGCTAGAATAAAGTTAATATTAGCTTTAGGGAAAACTTCAGATGTTAACGAAATTAAGAAGTTATTTGAAGAATGA
- the gmk gene encoding guanylate kinase codes for MNQASNDNQGLLLVISGPSGAGKGTICKELMKNGEFWLSVSATTRFPRKGEVDGQNYYFLSKENFIDRIGEKDFLEYAEVYGNYYGTPKSNVLEKLKDGKDVILEIDIQGALKVKENYPKGIFIFILPPSMEELKNRIIKRGSETEESLMTRFKSAYKEINYVSKYNYAVINDEVEKAVEKIKSIIIAEKCSVDRIEQNIFSEEGLIHEQLYD; via the coding sequence ATGAACCAAGCGAGCAACGATAATCAGGGGCTTTTACTAGTAATCTCAGGACCATCAGGGGCAGGTAAAGGTACAATCTGTAAAGAACTAATGAAAAATGGAGAGTTTTGGCTATCTGTTTCAGCTACAACAAGATTTCCTAGAAAAGGGGAAGTAGATGGTCAAAATTATTATTTTTTAAGCAAAGAAAATTTTATTGATAGAATAGGTGAAAAAGATTTTCTTGAATATGCAGAAGTATATGGTAATTATTATGGTACTCCAAAATCTAATGTGTTAGAAAAATTAAAAGATGGCAAAGATGTTATATTAGAGATAGATATTCAAGGTGCTTTGAAAGTTAAAGAAAATTATCCTAAAGGAATATTTATTTTCATATTACCTCCTTCTATGGAAGAATTAAAAAATAGAATTATAAAAAGAGGTAGTGAAACAGAAGAATCATTAATGACTAGATTTAAATCAGCTTATAAAGAAATCAATTATGTGTCAAAATATAATTATGCTGTTATTAATGATGAAGTAGAAAAGGCTGTTGAAAAAATAAAAAGCATAATAATAGCTGAAAAATGTAGTGTGGATAGAATAGAACAAAATATTTTTTCTGAGGAGGGTTTAATCCATGAACAATTATATGATTAA
- a CDS encoding NAD(P)H-dependent glycerol-3-phosphate dehydrogenase, producing MADITFLGAGSFGTALSIMLSKKGYDINIWARNKKVVDDINIKRENIKYIQDIIIPSNVKAFTDLEEAIGNSKVIVIATPSHVVRDISRDIKHLIGEDTIIVSLAKGMEKGTFKRLSEVIKEEHPNNPVVVLSGPSHAEEIALDIPTTVVVTSKDMKYARKIQEMFMTNKFRVYTNEDIIGVEIGGAVKNIIALAAGICDGAGYGDNTKAALMTRGMSEIVRIGVVLGSKPETFYGLSGMGDLIVTCTSVHSRNRKAGILIGKGHSLDEACREVGMVVEGIKACEIFYNLKEKYDVSMPITDIIYNVLFNNKELKYGVYELMSRDGKDEVY from the coding sequence ATGGCAGATATAACTTTCTTAGGGGCAGGAAGTTTTGGAACTGCATTAAGTATTATGCTCTCAAAGAAAGGGTATGATATTAATATTTGGGCTAGAAATAAGAAGGTAGTAGATGATATAAACATAAAAAGAGAAAATATTAAGTATATTCAAGATATAATTATACCTTCAAATGTAAAAGCTTTTACGGATTTAGAAGAAGCTATAGGAAATAGTAAAGTTATTGTAATAGCTACACCTTCTCACGTAGTGAGAGATATAAGTCGTGATATAAAACATCTTATTGGGGAAGATACTATTATAGTAAGTCTAGCAAAAGGTATGGAAAAAGGAACTTTTAAAAGACTGTCAGAGGTTATAAAAGAAGAACATCCTAATAATCCTGTTGTTGTTTTATCTGGACCAAGTCATGCAGAGGAAATAGCATTAGATATACCAACTACTGTTGTAGTTACATCTAAAGATATGAAATATGCAAGAAAAATTCAAGAGATGTTTATGACAAATAAATTCAGAGTATATACTAATGAAGATATAATAGGTGTAGAGATAGGTGGAGCAGTAAAAAATATAATAGCATTAGCAGCAGGAATATGTGATGGTGCGGGATATGGAGATAATACCAAAGCAGCACTTATGACCAGGGGTATGAGTGAAATTGTAAGAATAGGTGTTGTTTTAGGATCAAAACCGGAGACATTTTATGGATTAAGTGGAATGGGAGATTTGATAGTTACTTGTACAAGTGTACATAGTAGAAATAGAAAAGCAGGTATTCTTATAGGAAAAGGTCATAGCCTCGATGAAGCGTGCAGAGAGGTTGGCATGGTAGTTGAGGGTATAAAAGCATGTGAAATTTTTTATAATTTAAAAGAAAAATATGATGTATCTATGCCTATTACAGACATTATTTATAATGTACTATTTAATAATAAGGAATTAAAGTATGGTGTTTATGAATTAATGTCTAGAGATGGTAAGGATGAAGTTTATTAG
- the der gene encoding ribosome biogenesis GTPase Der, whose amino-acid sequence MGKPIVAIVGRPNVGKSTLFNKLAGKRIAIVDDMPGVTRDRIYAQAEWLNNKFTIIDTGGIEPESEDVIVAQMRRQAQMAIEMADVVLFIVDGKQGLADADREVAQMLRKANKSIVLAVNKIDRHQLDDNIYEFYNLGLGDPMAISSSQGLGLGDLLDEVVDKFPSVNEDDEENEYIRIAMVGRPNVGKSSLINRILGEEKHIVSNIPGTTRDSVDSYIEREEGKFALIDTAGLRRKSKIKEQVERYSAVRTIASIENADVCILMLDAEQGIAEQDEKIIGYAHELNKAIMVIVNKWDLIEKDDKTMKNFKDKLRYELSFLPYASFLFISAKTGQRVNKVLGMAKECYNNYCKRVKTGILNEVISKAILMKEPPIVGTSRLKVYYVTQIGTKPPTFIFFVNNPELVHFSYRRYLENQLRENFDFSGTGIKLEFRERKE is encoded by the coding sequence ATGGGTAAGCCAATAGTTGCAATAGTAGGAAGACCGAATGTTGGAAAATCTACTTTATTTAATAAATTAGCAGGTAAAAGAATAGCAATAGTAGATGATATGCCAGGTGTTACAAGAGACAGAATATATGCTCAAGCAGAATGGTTAAATAATAAATTTACTATAATAGATACAGGTGGAATTGAACCAGAAAGTGAAGATGTTATTGTAGCTCAAATGAGAAGACAGGCACAAATGGCTATAGAAATGGCAGATGTTGTACTATTTATTGTTGATGGTAAACAAGGACTTGCAGATGCTGATAGAGAAGTTGCCCAAATGTTAAGAAAAGCAAATAAGTCAATAGTTTTAGCTGTAAACAAAATAGATAGACATCAATTAGATGATAATATATATGAATTTTATAATTTGGGATTAGGAGATCCTATGGCGATTTCTTCATCACAAGGATTAGGGCTTGGAGATCTTTTGGATGAAGTAGTTGATAAATTTCCATCAGTTAATGAAGATGATGAAGAAAATGAATATATAAGAATAGCAATGGTAGGAAGACCAAATGTTGGAAAGTCATCGCTTATTAATAGAATATTAGGAGAAGAAAAGCATATAGTTAGTAATATTCCAGGAACTACTAGAGATTCTGTAGACAGTTATATAGAAAGAGAAGAAGGAAAATTTGCTTTAATCGATACAGCTGGACTTAGAAGAAAAAGCAAAATAAAAGAACAAGTAGAAAGATATAGTGCTGTTAGAACTATTGCATCTATAGAAAATGCAGATGTATGTATTTTAATGTTAGATGCTGAACAAGGTATTGCAGAACAAGATGAAAAAATAATAGGATATGCACATGAGCTTAATAAAGCTATAATGGTTATTGTTAATAAATGGGATTTGATTGAAAAAGATGATAAGACTATGAAGAATTTTAAGGATAAGCTAAGATATGAATTATCATTTTTACCTTATGCATCATTCTTGTTTATATCAGCTAAGACGGGTCAAAGAGTAAATAAAGTTTTAGGTATGGCTAAGGAATGTTACAATAATTATTGTAAGCGTGTTAAAACAGGAATATTAAATGAAGTTATAAGTAAAGCAATCTTAATGAAAGAGCCTCCAATAGTAGGTACAAGTAGATTGAAAGTTTATTATGTAACTCAAATAGGAACTAAACCACCTACATTTATATTCTTTGTAAATAACCCAGAGTTAGTACACTTCTCTTACAGAAGATATCTAGAAAACCAACTAAGAGAAAACTTTGATTTTAGTGGTACTGGAATTAAATTGGAGTTTAGAGAAAGGAAGGAGTAA
- the spoIVA gene encoding stage IV sporulation protein A encodes MDNFNIYKDIADRTQGDIYVGVVGPVRTGKSTFIKRFMELMVIPNIENTYKKQRAQDELPQSASGKSIHTTEPKFVPNEAIEIKLNEETKFKVRMVDCVGYIVKAALGYNEGEQPKMVMTPWYDYEIPFEEAAEMGTKKVINEHSTIGLLVTTDGSVTGINREDYVEAEERVVNELKAINKPFIIILNSKNANSEETIELGKSLEEKYNVPVQVMNIANMEQKDITNIFERILKEFPIKEINIDMPEWIEKLDVTHWLKQNFISLIKDMCQKVYKVRDIKKFTNSFNDVEFLEDSKLKEINMGEGNARIALNPRHELFYKVLSEVCSQNIAGENELLSIMKELSKAKVEYDKVASALADVKERGYGLVSPELSEMTLEEPEIVKQGTRYGVKLKASAPSLHLIRADIETEISPIIGTERESEELVTSLLEQFESDRSKIWESNMFGKSLEVMVKDGLQNKLYKMPEDVQIKMRKTLEKIINEGNGGLICIIL; translated from the coding sequence TTGGATAATTTTAACATATATAAAGATATTGCAGATAGAACTCAAGGGGACATATATGTAGGGGTTGTTGGTCCAGTAAGAACCGGAAAATCTACTTTTATAAAAAGATTCATGGAACTTATGGTTATACCTAACATAGAAAATACTTATAAGAAGCAAAGGGCTCAAGATGAACTTCCTCAAAGTGCATCTGGAAAATCTATTCATACAACGGAACCTAAATTTGTACCTAATGAAGCTATAGAAATTAAATTAAATGAAGAAACTAAATTTAAAGTACGTATGGTTGATTGTGTAGGATATATTGTTAAAGCTGCTCTTGGATACAATGAAGGAGAACAACCTAAGATGGTTATGACTCCTTGGTATGATTATGAAATTCCTTTTGAAGAAGCAGCTGAGATGGGAACTAAAAAAGTTATCAATGAACATTCAACAATAGGATTATTAGTAACTACAGATGGAAGTGTAACAGGTATTAATAGAGAAGATTATGTTGAGGCAGAAGAAAGAGTTGTGAATGAATTAAAAGCTATTAATAAACCATTTATAATAATATTAAATTCTAAAAATGCAAATAGTGAGGAAACTATAGAACTTGGTAAATCATTAGAAGAAAAGTATAATGTACCTGTTCAAGTAATGAATATAGCTAATATGGAACAAAAGGATATAACTAATATATTTGAGAGAATACTAAAAGAATTTCCAATAAAAGAAATAAATATAGATATGCCAGAGTGGATAGAAAAATTAGATGTTACTCATTGGCTAAAACAAAATTTTATATCTTTAATAAAAGACATGTGTCAAAAAGTATACAAAGTTAGAGATATTAAAAAATTTACTAATAGCTTTAATGATGTTGAATTTTTAGAGGATTCAAAGCTTAAAGAGATAAATATGGGTGAAGGAAATGCTAGAATTGCACTTAATCCAAGGCATGAATTATTTTATAAAGTTTTAAGTGAGGTTTGTAGTCAAAATATTGCTGGAGAAAATGAACTTTTGAGTATAATGAAGGAACTAAGTAAAGCAAAAGTTGAATATGACAAAGTTGCTAGCGCTTTAGCAGATGTTAAAGAAAGGGGATATGGACTTGTATCTCCAGAATTAAGTGAAATGACATTAGAAGAGCCTGAAATAGTTAAACAAGGTACTAGATATGGAGTTAAACTAAAAGCAAGTGCTCCATCACTACATTTAATTAGAGCGGATATTGAAACTGAAATTTCACCTATAATAGGAACTGAGCGTGAAAGTGAAGAGTTAGTTACATCTTTGTTAGAACAATTTGAAAGCGATCGTTCAAAAATTTGGGAAAGTAATATGTTCGGAAAATCATTAGAAGTCATGGTTAAAGACGGATTACAGAATAAATTATATAAGATGCCTGAAGATGTCCAAATAAAAATGAGAAAGACTTTGGAAAAAATTATTAATGAGGGTAATGGCGGATTAATTTGCATAATACTATAG